The genomic interval TCAGAATTTAAGCAAGCAGATTCTATTAATAACTATTAGGAAATGTTCAGGCGATCTTGATAGGAAAGAACACGCTTAGAACTTTGTGTCGGAAAGCAAGTCTACAGTTGCAAATAGTGACGGAGTTACACGAAAGAGTTAACAGTTGACGAGACATCATCTGAGTAGAATTCCTGTTTTTAAACCGGTCAAAAGGCAAGTAGACACTGAAAAGTTCTTCATGGTTAGTGGATAATGAGATAGTAGTTAATTCATTTGTCACAAATTAGTTAGTCTTGTACGTTAAGCATGAGGTTTCTCGTGGATAACACCGAGCGTGTTGGTGAAGTAGTCAGCTGGTTATCTATTGGTTGCCCCTTTAGCTTTAGGCTTGTCTCCATCTACGACGCGATAGGATATCTGTACTTAGTCCTTTCATCGTCGACGGATCGCTAAATCTTGATTTTACTTCCTGCCTTCGTGAATAGGTACTGGCAACAGATCGATAAGCAGCAGAGTGGAGGAGTTCTAGAGCGTGACTTTTTCAAAGAACGCACTCCCGCCTTCtccctaaatctggatagcctgaTGGAGATTTGAAATTCTCCAGAATGGGACTGTTTTAATAATCCCGCATTGTCGTGTGCAGGTTTGGTAGTTGCAATGTAATAACATTTTTCCAGAATCGTCCTCTGATCGACCCTTCGGAGATCCTGCGCCCGGAACCCATCCACGCGGGGAAACCGATCGCCCAGTTCAGGGACTACACCATCGACGACACGGACCCCATCAAGGAGCGGGTCCGCAAGCTCTACTACGACATGCACAAGTACCAGACCGTCGACTTCGTCAAGAGTAAGTCCGCTCTGCGCAACCAGAAATGACGCGAATTGTTCCTGATGGCTGGTTGCCGTGCTATTACTCTTACGGGTATGTCGTCTGTCTTAACAGAACAGCACGCCAAGTGGCTGAAGTTCGACAAGTTCCGCGCGCCCATCATGGACACGCTGGAGCGGCTGAGCGGCATGCTGGACCAGAGTGACCCCGACGTCGACGTGCCCAACATCGTGCACGCCTTCCAGACGGCGGAGCGCATCCGCGAGGACCACCCGGACTGTGACTGGCTCCAGCTGACGGGACTGCTGCACGACATGGGCAAGGTGAGCTCACGccaacacaacgaactgttgaaacttcctggcagattaaaactgtgtgcccgaccgagactcgaactcgggacctttgcctttcgagggcaagtgctctaccatctgagctaccgaagcacgactcacgcccggtactcacagctgtacttctgccagtatctcgtctcccaccttccaaggttcgcaggagagcttctgtaaagtttggaaggtaggagacgatatactggcagaagtaaagctgtcaggaccaggcctgagtcgtgcttcagtagctcagatagtagagcacttgcccgcaaaaggcaaaggtcccgagttcgagtctgggtcgggcacacagttttaatctgccaggaagtttcatatcagcgcacactccgctgcagagtgaaaatctctggaAACAACTAACTATTCTTTACGACGAGCTGTTGTGTCCTCGTGTTTCTTCCTACGGATGAGGGAGTTAACAGATACATTTTGAATAAAGTAAACAACTGTTTTATCTTGCATCACAAAACTTAATTTACGTAAGACACAGATGTTTGGCTGTAAGCCTATTTTCCGGTATACAACTATTCCAGAGGTAACACCCAGTTATGAACCTGAAAATGACTTAAACCTGTAAGTGGGGTCGTACGAAGGTGAAACAAGACAAAAAAGCGTTACGTTTGGTTTGTTCAGTATACAATGTCTCGTCAAGGAACATCAGTTGAATGAATTAAAATGAAAGGATCTGATTTCTTATTACTTAAATACCAATCATAACAGCAGGTTTCTTGCGAAAATACTGCTTGTAACTCTTTTATTATCAGGTTCCTCTCCGAATAATCGTCAGaagcattttctctggtatttctgCACATATAtgcatttcgtttttgcaatgtataGTTGAAGTCAACCCAAACAAATATGGCTTATCAAGTCTTTCATGCGAGGTCCAGTGTCGTTGGGAAACGATGATTTGTTTCCCGCTACAGGTGAAAGGAAAATTTTACGTGTTCATTCAATAGATCGGTCTCAGATTAGTCAGTGCGTTCTTTTATCGGTACATATTAACGGGGACAGTAAAACAATCAGCATAACCAATACTTTTGCAGCAACAACACTCCTCTGTAACGCGCCGACAACTACCTCCATGCATAAGTgctgctcagttgctgctggaTTACAGATTGATTATTCTTCCCACTAGAGTAATGTCTAACTGATGTATGGATTTCCACTTTGAAAATGATTTccattgtaatgggaaacaaaccgatacTATCCGTCGATGCTGGGCGTAACATGCAAGGCATGACGAATAATCTTTGTTTTGGGGAGattcagctacacactgcaaagCCTAAATCGCAAATACCGGCCAAAAAATGCACCTGAGGACTCTTTGGAGAGTTACCTTGTATAAATCACTGTAGGATCTGACGTGACATGTATGCGAGCCATTTGGATATTAATCTTAGCGTTAGAGTGAAGGAAACTCACCTCAGGGCGAACAGAATCCTGGTCCAATAGTCTTTTATTGAAGACAAAATAAAACGTAGGACATTAAACACTGTTTCTCAAAACGCAGGTAACATGAGAAGGAAATTTCTTGACAACTGGATACTTTTTGGCATGATTCACGCCTGCGACAACTTTGCGTCAAACATCATTCGCGCCATTCAGTGAAAATGAGGGTAATTAATGAAATGACAGTGAAGTACTGATTCAGGAGACTTGACTCATGAAGTAAACATATTGTTCCAGATAATGGCGTTCTACGACGAGCCTCAGTGGGCTGTCACTGGTGACACCTTCCCTGTTGGCTGCGCTTGGGCCGACTCCATTGTCTACAGAAACACGACTTTCCACGACAACCCGGATACCTACAACCCCAAGTACAAGTAAGGAAACATTCATGCAAAAGTAGAGGAATTTTGTGATTTTGTGGTGTTTCTTTGCCGTAGGGAAACTAGTCACATGTTCGCGCAGTATGACACGCTTAAAGTGCGTAACAAACTTAGAAAACATTGTACTGTTACAGTACGAAGTATGGCATGTACACTCCCAACTGCGGCCTGGACAACGTGCTGATGGCCTGGGGACACGACGAGTACGTGTACCGCCTGCTGAAGCACAACGGCTCCAAACTGCCGGAGATGGGCCACAAGATCATCCGCTTCCATTCCTTCTACCCGTGGCATTCTTCTGGCGACTACATGCACCTCTGCAACGAGGAAGACATGGAAACCCTGAAATGGGTCTTAGAATTCAAGTAAGTGTGAGGAAGAAATATGTTAACTGATCGCTACGAATTCGTTGAGttatagtttaaaaaaaaagcaaatacgTTAGACAGGGTTTCTTGAATAGGATAAGGCAatcgtattttaaattgtaagtttACGACTTTGTATCGTCAAGGCTGTTACTTTCTCTGGCATATACCGTTTGTTTTATTATCATGCCTTCTGCTTTCAGACCAAAAGTCCTTTTCAAGTGTTAATCAAGTTACTGACTGAGAATGAGTGTAAATGTTCTTTCGAAATGTAGCCCTCTCAGGGTAACTTTCACTACACGTTCAAACACTTTAATGATCCTCACACTTTATAAGAAAGACTATTTGACAGggtgaacatccgcaactgaggaaTAAAAAAAGTCCCCTTCAGTTGgcagtaatttcttatttattgcacGAGCGGTTTCGAAGCCGAAGCCGAAGCGGAAACATTAATTCCGAGGGCATGCTATTCAGCCAGGCGCTGTTTCTTCTGCTCCTACGTTACCATACGTTTGCTTGACGTCAGTGTGATCTTCCATGACTGATTGGCACGAGCGCCACAAATATATGTTCCCATAATCACTTCATGGCACCTGAAGCTATAGCTTGAGGCTTCGAAACTGGTTGTGCAATAAATGAGAAATTGCTGGCATCTGAAGCCGATGTTTTATTATGTGGATTATAACAACAGATTCCGAACGTGAGCTCGCATTATGTTTTGCGACTTTTTATGGTGATACATGAAAATTGTTTCTGTGTTTGGATGTATTGTGACGCTCCATATATCTACTCAGTCCTTTAGCTTaataaaaggaaggaaaatttgGGTTATAGAATCTGTCGCACCGTTTTCAAAGGAATTAGCGTGGCATTTGCCTTTTGTGATTTACGTACACCACTAAATCCTAAATCCGGATGGCAGGATGGGAGCTTGAACCGCCCACTTAACATATGGATGGACAGTGAATTATCACCCCCTCACCTTGATGAGTTGAACAATAGAGCTAATATTTTGAAAGTATTTTGATGCTCATACTCAATCGTCCGTTGCCATCATTTGGATATGACCTTTTTGATCTAAAATTGGCTTCTAGTGttactgcaaaatattttgcagatAAAGTAATTTCCTTGGTGGATATAGTATCTTTATATCACAAGATAGGACACATCTTTGTTTAGATATCAGAATCAAATTATCTGACTGTCATCTTTCACAAAATTATATTTTGGTAGGTCTTCGAGATACGAAACTCACTTCACGGGAATTATTACCTAGTGTGGCAATAGATTTacggaaagtaattaaaatattttggcaCAGTATTTTTAAAACTGATCTTCTCCATTGCAGCAAATACGACCTCTACTCGAAGAGCGACGAGATGCCCGACATTGAGAAACTGAAGCCATACTACCAGAGCCTCATCGACAAGTACGTGCCTGGCGTCCTCAGCTGGTAGACTGCAAACACCCAGGCCTGTCACAGCCCCATCATTCACCACGAAACCACTAAATTATTCTTTTGTGCGAAATATTAAACGCATTTTCACCGCTGCCTAAAAATAAATTCGCTGAAAGAGACCTgcgcatttcatactgtaatagtgACAATTTTGCTCAAATAATATGTTCATTACTTTATTCAAACGTAGTAATTATGCTACGTTTGGAAACTTACTAAGAATGTCTTCTGACGAAGATATCCTTAGTATAGGGTTGCTGAGAAACAGCCATTTTTAGAACTGTAGTATTTATTACTGTCACCTGTGAGGAATTTGTAAATTAACTTTTAAGTGTAAATTTATGTTGACTACATTGCTTCATAATTCCAAGTATTTTGGATATGCCTTCCAATTATTATAGCACATTCAAAATATCATCATGGTGTTCGTATGTATTAAACGTGACGAATTTTTATTCGTCCAATGCATATACTAAATAGTTTTATTGTATGTGAAGACTGTTAATGTAACGTAACATTAAGTGtcatagtttgttaattttttaaacaaattaatatGATAATAAAGTTACTAATGTTTGTTATCTACTGAGTCATTTACCTTCAACTTTTCCTTacattacaattgttgttgttgtggtcttcagttctgagactggtttgaggcagctctccatgcaactctatcatatgcaaggctcttcatctccaagtatttactgcaacctacatccttctgaatctgcttagtgtattcatctcttggccgcactctacgattcttaccctccacgctaccctccaatactaaattggtgatcccttgatggctcagaacatgtcctaccaatcgatcccttcttctagtcaagttgtgccacagacttcttttctccccaattctattcaatacctcctcattaattatatgatctacccatctaatcttcagcatccttctgtagcaccacatttcgaaagcttctattctcttcttgtctaaactacactcatgctcataaattaatgataatcttgatacatggtgaaacaaagctgtggtgggaggtttgcgggtttaaatcacctcgcggtatgaccatgccatgcatttgacctgtggtcgtcgcacggtggcgttggcagcagtccacatacacagaggtgtgttggtgcttgtcagagAACGGTGCTGGAAGcaagtatgcagacgttttcagacgtgctaatggtggctgagtgttgaaaatggctcagagaacacatattgatgacgttatgaggggtagaatactagggcgactggaggctggtcaaacacaagtGGCACGGCCCCTCCATGTCCCaccaagtgtgatctcaagattatggcagcgattccagcagacaggaaacgtgtccaggcgctacagtatggaacgttcacagtgtgcaacaccacaagaagaccgatatctcaccatcagtgatcgcagacggccacggactactgcaggtagccttgctagataccttaccgcagccactggaacagttgtctccagacacacagtctaaagacgactgaacagacatggtttgttcTCCCGGAGACCAGAAAGGTGCATTCCTATGATccctggtcgcaggagagcccgtaaaggctggtgtcaggaacacagtacatggtcatggcgtgaacaaggaaccagatttttttttttttttttttttttttttttggtcatcagtctactgactggtttgatgcggcccgccacgaattcgtttcctgagctaacctcttcatctcagagtagcatttgcaacctacgtcctcaattatttgcttgacgtattccaatctctgtcttcctctacagtttttgccctctacagttccctctagtaccatggaagtcatttcctcatgtcttaacagatgtcccgtcatcctgtcccttctccttatcagtgttttccaatattcctttcctctccgattctgcgtagaacctcctcattccttaccttatcagtccacctaattttcagcattcgtctatagcaccacatctcaaatgcttcgattctcttctgttccggttttcccaaagtccatgtttcactaccatacaatgctgtactccagacgtacatcttcagaaatttcttcctcaaattaaggacatgttctgcatagaacctcctcattccttaccttatcagtgcacctaattttcaacattcgtctatagcaccacatctcaaatgcttcgattctcttctgttccggttttcccacagtccatgtttcactaccatacaatgctgtactccagacgtacatcttcagaaatttcttcctcaaattaaggccggtatttgatattagtagacttctcttggccagaaatgccttttttgccatagcgagtctgcttttgatgtcttccttgctccgtccgtcattggttattttactgcctaggtagcagaattccttaacttcattgacttcgtgaccatcaatcctgatgttaagtttctcgctgttctcttttctactacttctcattaccttcgtctttctccgagttactctcaaaccatactgtgtactcattagactgttcattccgttcagcagatcatttaattcttcttcactttcactcaggatagcaatgtcatcagcgaatcgaaccattgatatcctttcaccttgtattttaattccactcctgaacctttcttttatttccatcattgcttcctcgatgtacagatggaagagtaggggcgaaaggcttcagccttgtcttacacccttcctaaGACGAGCACTTCGTACatgatcgtcctctcttattattccctcttggttgttgtacgtattgtatatgacccgtctctccctatagcttacccctacttttttcagtatctcgaacagcttgcaccattttatattgtcgaacgctttctccaggttgacaaatcctatgaacgtgtcttgatttttctttagccttgcttccgttattagccgtaatgtcagaattgcctctctcgtgcctttactttttctaaagccaaactgatcgtcacctagctcattctcaattttcttttccattcttctgtatattattcttgtaagcagcttcgatgcatgagctgttaagctgattgtgcgataattctcgcacttgtcagctcttgctgtcttcggaattgtgtggatgatgctttcccgaaagtcagatgatatgtcgccagactcatatactctacacaccaacgtgaatagtcgttttgttgccacttcccctaatgattttagaaattatgatggaatgctatctatcccttctgccttatttgaccgtaagtcctccaaagctcttttaaattccgattctaatactggatctcctatcttttctaaatcgactcctgtttcttcttctatcacatctgtcaaaacttcaccctcatagaggctttcaatgtattcttttcacctatctgctctctcctctgcatctaacagtggaattcccgttgcactcttaatgttaccaccgttgcttttaatgtgaccaaaggttgttttgattttcctgtatgctgagtctgtccttccgacaatcatatctttttcgatgtcttcacatttttcctgcagccatttcgtcttagcttccctgcacttgctatttatttcattcctcagcgacttgtatttctgtattcctgattttcctggaacatgtttgtacttcctccttacatcaatcaactgaagtatttcttctgttacccatggtttcttcgcagctgccttctttatacctatgttttccttctcaatttctgtgatggccctttttagagatgttcattcctcttcaactgtactgcctactgcgctattccttattgctgtatctatagagttagagaacttcaaacgtatctcgtcattccttagaacttccgtatcccacttcttagcgcattgattcttccaggctaatgtcttgaacttcagcgtactcttcatcactactatgtagatataccaactccttaatgtccttgaaagggacctgtatggcggTCATGATTtgacggtgtggggtgggattatgattggtccaCGTACACCTCTGCATATCTTTGAtaggggaactgtaacaggtcaggtgtagcgggacgtcatttttcaccagtatgtctgccatttcagggatgcagtgggttccatcttcctcttgatggatgataacgcacggaacAACCGAGTTGccgtcatggaggagtaccttgaaacagaagatatgaggtGAACGGAATAGTCTgccagttctccagacctaaagcccATCTAgcgcgtctgggatgctctctgtcgacatatcgctgaacgtcttcaaacccctagtacactttaggagctccgacaggcactaatgcaagaatgggaggctacaccccagcagctgctcgaccatctgattcaGAGTATGCGACCCCGTTGTGTGACCTGTATACAAGTGCGTGGTGataatatcccatactgatgtcttggtacatgcgcaggaaacagtggcgttttgtagcacggttatctcaacttatcaccaataccatgactaacagatctgtgtcgtgtgtgttccctatgtgtctacggtattagcgccagttttgtgtagtaccacgatgtgtggcaccacattctgcagttatccttaatttatgagcatgagtgtatttatcgtccatgtttcacttccatacatagctatgctccatataaatactttgagaaaaagtcttcctgacacttaaatctatactcgatgttaacaaatctcccttttcagaatcgctttccttgcccttgccagtctacatttataacttctctacttcgatcatcatcagttatcttgcttcccaaacatcaaaactcatttactactttaaatgtctcatttcctaagctaattccctcagcatcacctgatttaatttgacttcattccgttatcctcgttttgcttttgttgatcttatttcctcttttcaagagactatccattccattcaactgctcttccacgtcctttgcaggctctgacagtattacaatgtcattggcaaacgtcaaagtttttatttgttctccatggattttaactcctactccaaattttcttttgtttccttaattgcatgctcaatacacagattgaataaaatcagggaTGGACTACAAACCTCCCTTCCCAAttccttcttccctttcatgcacctagactctaataattgccatctggtttctgcacaaattataaataggttttagatctctgtattttacccctgccacctttagaatttgaaagagagtattccagtcaacattgtcaaaagctttctctaagtctacaaatgctagaaatgtaaattTACCGTTCCTTAATGTATCTTCCAAGATagttcgtagggtcagttttgcctcacgtggtccgacatttctacggtatcgaaactgatcttccccgaggtcggcttctaccagtttctctattcgtctgtaaagaattcgttttagtattttgcagcagtgacttattaaactaatagctcggtaattttcacacgtgtcaacaccggatttctttgggatttgaattattatattcttcttgaagacagaTGGTATTtttcctgtgtcatacatcttggtcaccatatgatagagttttgtccggggtggctctccaaaggctattagTATTTCTAATGGGGTTGTTTcggcttaggtatttcagtgctctgtcaaattcttgactctgtatcgtatctcctattttatATTCACCAACGATCTCTTCTATGTCCATAAATATTaccctcaagtagatcgcccttgcatagaccctctatatactccttccgcctttcggctttcccttctttgcttagaactcgttttccatctgac from Schistocerca gregaria isolate iqSchGreg1 chromosome 6, iqSchGreg1.2, whole genome shotgun sequence carries:
- the LOC126277898 gene encoding inositol oxygenase-like, whose translation is MAPAKVMNRPLIDPSEILRPEPIHAGKPIAQFRDYTIDDTDPIKERVRKLYYDMHKYQTVDFVKKQHAKWLKFDKFRAPIMDTLERLSGMLDQSDPDVDVPNIVHAFQTAERIREDHPDCDWLQLTGLLHDMGKIMAFYDEPQWAVTGDTFPVGCAWADSIVYRNTTFHDNPDTYNPKYNTKYGMYTPNCGLDNVLMAWGHDEYVYRLLKHNGSKLPEMGHKIIRFHSFYPWHSSGDYMHLCNEEDMETLKWVLEFNKYDLYSKSDEMPDIEKLKPYYQSLIDKYVPGVLSW